The genomic window CCTTAATCATTCCGGCTGCGGTCAATGCCGGAATCATCGGTGTCATACAGCCAGTGATTGTATCAACTACTTTATCTAAAACAGAGGCGGAGGTCGATGCTGACTTTTCTTGTTCCACTTCCTGATCCCCGTTAACGATCCCCTCTTCAAGAACTGCCTGAAAAACGGTAGCAACGTGGCTGCCAATAATGACTTGATATTGGGTCGGTGTTGGATTCACACCAACAACACCCTCAATCGTTTTCAGCTGTTGCTCGTCCACTCGCTGGTCATCCACCAATGAAAATCTAAGTCTCGTAGCACAGTGAACCACAGAATAAATATTTTCGCTGCCCCCAAGTGCAGCAATGATCGTTCTTGCCAATTCTTTATTTTTACTCATTTTAAATCGCTCCTTTTGCGAATGTTTGCAGTTGCTTTACTATTAGTCAAATACGGTGGTTCCTTTTGATTCAATGACATCTTTATAAAAATAATAGCTGGTCTTTTTATAGCGTTTGCCAGATCCATGCCCATTGTCATCCTGATCTACATATACGACACCATAGCGTTTACTGATTCGTCCCTCGCTAACACTTGGTAAATCAATGATTCCCCACATCATATATCCCATTAACTCAACACCGTCTTCTCTTATCGCAAGGATCATGTTTTTAATATGTTCCTTCAGGTAATCCACACGATAGGGGTCGTCGATCGTTCCATCTAAAAAGGTGTCCTGAGTGCCAAAACCATTTTCTACAATAAAAAGTGGTTTGTGGTATCTTTCATAGAGCTGATTCAAGGTGATCCTTAAGCCGACAGGGTCATTCTGCCAGACACTTTTACTTTCAGGTAAATAGGGATTTCTCAGCGTTACAAAACCATTGGTTGCAACAGTCTCTTTTCCCTCTGTTTCAGCCGCTGTACAGGCACTTGAATAGTAACTAAATGAAACAAAATCAACAGTATTTCTCTTTAATAATAGTTGTTCTTCGTGTGTGATATGCACCTGTATCCCTTGCTTTTCAAAGAAATGGGCCGTATGCGCCGGGTAGCTGCCAAAGACTTGAACGTCTGAGAACATCAAGTTTTCCTGTTCATGCTTCAACGCCGCAAAAACATCCGCCGGGCTACAAGTGTAGGCATAGGTTTTTCCAGCCGCCAACATCGCACCAAATTGATTAGCCCCATTTATTTTTTTACCAGCTTGGATCGTCAACGCATTTGCCAGCAATTGATGATGTCCTGCTTGATACTGCAAAGAACGGTTATCCTGGTCCTCTTCAAACAGTAAACCACCGCCAATAAAGGGGATATGCAGAACCATATTCATCTCATTAAACGGAATCCAATACTTGATTCTGCCATCAAAATAAGCCATGATCGTTTTTGTATAATGAACATAGTAATCGATCACTTCCCTTGCTGCCCAACCATTATATGCTTCCACAAGATGGAGTGGGATTTCAAAGTGGCTCAAAGTTACAATCGGCTCGATATTGTATTTTTCCAACTCCTGTAATAATCGATCATAGTAGTCCAACCCAGCTTGATTTGGTGCTCCCTCATTTCCTTTTGGAAAAATGCGCGACCATGAAATCGAAAAGCGAAAACTATTAATACCCAATTCGCTCAATAACTTGATATCTTCCCCATACGTGTTGTAAAAGTCGATACCGATTCTACCTGGATAAACTTCTTGTGTACGTGTTGTCAGAATGTTCTCTTTTCGATTCTTAAAAACCGGCTTCAATCGCTCCTCATTCAAAGGCAACTGATCAAAATTAGATGGACCTCTCCCATCACTCGTATAATTCCCTTCACATTGTGCTGCTGAAACCGCTCCACCCCAAAAAAATTCATTTGTCATTTCCATAGTCTTAATACCTCTCAAAAATAGCTATTTTTTTTATGATATTCTCTTTTCATTTGTTTCGTTCGTCGACGATACAATCATAATAACGGATTATCAACCGTTTTCATTCCCATAAAATTGTCTTATTATTCTCAAATATTGCGCTTTACTCTCATTAGAAAGCACACTTTCTTACATGATTTTTTCACTAAAAAAACTGAACAGCCGGTTTCTCAAACGGCTGTTCAGCTTCTTCCTAACTATTCATTTCATGATTTAACCAGTTATTTATAAATGCCAACTGTTCCTCCGTATGAAACCAATGCTCCCCTTGTTCCATCACAGTCAGCTTACAGTGAAATTTCTCGGAAAACTGCTCCACTAACGCACGTTCAGTTAAATCATCCTTATCCCCATACAAGATTGCAGTTGGATTTGTCCAGTCATCGATTGGCTGCTGCTGCGCGAAGATTAAATATTCCCATGACAATTCCTGTCCAAAATCGGTTTGAATGATTTGCTCCTGTTCCAACCTTTCTTCTGAAACATTTGACCAACGCATCATATTTTCTATCAACTGCTTCATATCCAAAATTGGAGAAACAAACAGGCTTTGCTCAAGCTTTTTATCCGCAAATGCAAGCATGCTAAACCATGCTCCAATACTATTTGCTCTCAAGCTGATTTGATCCCATTGCGCTTGCATATACATCCAAACTTTTTGAAGCTCAGGGACCACGATCCATGGAACAAAGCCTCTCTCACTCTTTCTCTGACCATGCTCAGGCAGATCAACGCTTAATACTTGCCATCCCTTAGCTGTTGCTTTTTCTGCCAATCGCTCTGCTTCTTCCTTGTACCCATTTTGGCCATGAACGAATAAAAATACTTTACTAGACTTCGCTCCATAAATGATTGCCGGCACCTGATCTATCTCAACGATTTTCTTTTCCATCATCGCTCATTCCATCTCCTTGGTTTTAGTACTACTACTCAAAACAGACCTCTCTGTCTCTCACAAATTAGTAGGATGTACTGGTTATTACTCACTATTTTTCGCTCTGTTCCTCTCTTCATCGTGCTGTTCCTGTCCTCCGTATACTATTCTTATTGAATCCCCATTCTTTTTCGATAATCTAAAGGAGGCAATGTCATGGAACGCTTAAACAAACGATAGAAGGTTTTATCACTCTCGAAGCCCACCTCTGAAATAATCTCAGAAACATTTTTATCACTATTGATTAACAGCCATTTCGCTTTGTCTATACGATAATCATTCAAAAAAGTAATAAACGTTTTTCCTGTATTTTTCTTAAAAAAACGCGTGAAGTAAAAAGGACTGTAGCCGACCTTGGCCGCAGCATCTTGAAGGGTGATATGCTGTTGATAGTGTCCCTCAACGTAACGAAAAACCATATCCAGCTTTTCAAGAATTTCATTATTTTTGATGCCATTGATTTCCTGAATCACTTTATTTTTCCCTTTTGGCAGTTCTCTAATACACAACACTGCCAGTTGAAAAATGGCTGACTTGATCGCATATTGATACCCCTTTTTCTGCTCTTGATTCTCAAGATAAACCGCTTCTAATATTTTTCGTACCTTCTTTTGATGGGATTCCTGCCATTGTGTGCTTAAAGGTAAAATGTTCGGGAAGCTATGGGAAATATCTGCCTGCTCCACACTCACTGAGGAAAAAAAGCTGAAATCAAATTGATAAACCAAGCGCTCGCTTCCCGGAGAAGCCAACACATAATGGATATCACCACTATTAATAAATACGATTCCCCCTTCAGATAGCATGTAGGGTTCATCGTTGATTCCTAATGTGATTGTTCCTTTCGTCACGTAAATCAGTTCCAGCTCACGATGCCAATGAGGCGTCGTTAAAATATCGCCGTCATTCACCAACACCCGAAATGGAAACTCTTTATCTAATTTCGGCATCTCCAAATAAATCGCCATTATTCTAGCCTCCAATCGTACTAACCCACTTCTCACTCGATTATTTTAATCTACAGTGCTTTTCCTATATATTCTTCGAAATGTAGCAGATTGTCAAATCGATTGTTATTTGTAAATCAAAAAGCACCGCCAAATAGTTCTCTGAAATATTCCAATTGAGATTGTTCGTTTCCTCCTCCTTTGATACAATCAAAGCAAATAAGAAATGAACGGTTGGGAAGGTGAAGATTATAGTCGACGAGCTGAAAGAACTATTTCGAGAAAAGCATCATACTTATAAACAAAAATACAATCTTCGTTTAGAGCTAACAAAAGATTTTAGTCGTGGCGCGATTCGTGCAATCAATGACATTTATTGGCTGCCAAAAGCGATTGTGGAAGACATTTTTTTGAAGAAGATACTCTGACAATAGGAGTCATAATACCTGAATATGGAAAAGTAACTCGTTTTCAAAAATTTTTAAAGAGAAATAAAATCCGACATATCGACTATTTTATTACCGATGCCTTCAACGACTATTATGAAGGGACGACCGGCATTTTGCTGCTGACCATCGAGCGCAAGGATCTTTATCTGAATAAATTGATCACCGCCTGTCTTTACTCCGATTTTTACGGGGTAAATCCGTTGGTCCCTCGAATCAGTGAACGTATTTTTATCTATAATCCAACAAAAAAATATTATTTCACCTCTACGATGATCGTGGTTGTGACATTTGGTCCCCTGACAAAGAAACAGCAGCATTCTATTATCAGAACTATCAGAAGCATATCTTAGCGTATGACAGAGAAGAAATCGCTAGCTGGTTCACTGAAGAATAGATATTTTCTATCTAAAAAGACCTGATTGCTGCTTTTTTGCAGCGATCAGGTCCATTTTTTATAGTAAACAATCTGTTATTCCTATCTTGAAAAGTGGGCTACTCCGCAAAAAATCTATTCAGAGTGTCCCTCAAAATAAGTTGCCGTATCCACCTCATCCTGTTTCAGTTGCTCAATCAGCTTCGCAGCGCCTTCAAATTTCACCTGATCTCGAAGATAGTGATTCCAACGAACAATCGTCTGTTCCCCATAAATATCTCTCTTGAAATCAAGAATATAAACCTCGACCGTCAACTCACGGCCTTCACCGAAGGTATCGTTATGTCCAATCGAGCCCATGCCGATATACCACTTTTCACCAATTTTGATTTGAACAGCATAAACACCGATCCTTGGTAAACGAACGGTACTTTTCACTCGGATATTGGCTGTTGGGAAACCAAGCTCACGCCCCCGTGCATCGCCATGAACCACGGTACCCTCTGTTTCATAGACATAGCCAAGAAGCTCCGTCACTTCTTCCATATTTCCGCTATCCATCATTTCACGAATTCTCGTGGAGCTGATTTTTTCTCCATCCATTTCTTCTTTTTGAACAGTCACGATTTCAAATCTGCTCTGTGCATATTCCGGAAAATGGGCCACATCAGCAATATCTTTGGGTCCATACGTATAGTCAAATCCTGAAACTGCTACTTTTCCGTGCAAAGCAACAATATATTGATCGACGAAATCCTGTGGTGGAAGCTTCGCAAAATCAGAAGTAAAATCAATAATATAGAGAATATCAACACCCAGATCTGCCATATGTTCTTCTTTTTGCTTCAGACTAGTTAAATATTTCATCGCATGCGGTTCGATTTTCTGAAAAACAATGGATGGATGATGATTGAACGTCATTACTGCCAGCTTTAATCCCTTTTCCTTTGCAAGCTTTTTCCCTGTTTCAATTACTTTTTTATGGCCTTGATGAACCCCATCAAAAAAACCTAAAACCATTACTACATCATCCGCTGGTATTTGTGCTGGATCATAGGGATGACGAATGGAAATAATTTTCATCATGCAAAACTTCTTTCTATTAGTTATTTCTAAGTACTTTACTTGGTTTCAACACTCCTGATTTTTCCGGATGCTGCTGATAGAGACTGACAACCAATCCCTGATAATATAATGCAATCAAACTTTCTAACGGTTCAGACAAGCCCAATTCTTTTTGTGACAGAAAAACACCATTTTTAACCCGGCTGTACTGCTCATCAGTCAAATCAAACTTAGGAAAACCTGACACCGCAACTTCGATTGGCAATAAGACATCTTTGATCGCTTCTTGTTCCATCTTTTCTGCAACCTCAGCCAAGGTCACACACTGCTCCTTATTTAGACCGCCGCTGCCTGTTCGAACCAACTCAGACATGTGGGCAGGTACACCCAATACCTTTCCGGTATCAACAGATAACGTACGGACATAGGTTCCTTTGCCGCAGACGACCTTGAAGCTCCAGCTTTGCGTTCCTTGCTCCATATCAAAAACAGGCTGACTGGTTCGCTCAAACGAGTAGATCATCGCCGTTCTTTGTGGTCGTTCAACTTCTTCACCATTTCTGGCATATTCATAAAGTCGCTTTCCATTGACCTTAACAGCCGAGAACATTGGTGGAACCTGAGTAATTTCCCCCGTCATCTGTGCCATCGCCTGATCGATTTCTTCTAAAGAAAACGGCTGGCTCAGCTTTTCTTGTTCAACGATTTCGCCGCTAACATCTTCAGTAGTCGTCGAAAAACCTAAAGTTATTTCGCCTTCATAGGTTTTCCCTGAATCTACCATATACTCAATTACTTTCGTTCCTTTGCCAATGCAAATCGGCAGCACACCGGAAACATCTGGGTCTAAGGTGCCCCCATGACCAATTTTTTTTGTATGTAATATTTTACGTAATTTAAAGACACAGTCGTGACTGGTCATTCCTTTTTCTTTCCATAAAGGCAGGATTCCGTCCATCTCTTTTCCTCCATTTTCATACTAACTTGGTTATTATAGCACAGAACCCGAAGAGAAACATTCTGGAAAATCACTCAGATTCTTTGGAGCCCGTCAAAAAAAGCCAACTATTTTCTTAACAATTTTAGCAGATAGATTCTCTAAATCAGAAAAAGTCTGGGACATCTGCCAATTGACAATATCCCAGACCTACACAGATGGTTCATCAGGTCATAGCCCCAATGCAATCCTCCAAGTTCTATTGATTCGAGTTTTTCTTCGATTTTCTTGCAGTACGCGTTTGCTGTCTACGTTCTACTTTACGCTTCTGCTTGTTGTTGTCCGCAATCGCCCAGTTGATCTTTTTCTTGTATCCCGGTTTGATTTTCTTCTTTTTCTTCTTCATCAAACCAATCAATGTCGGATCAAGCTCATCCTTCGATTTCGTCCGCTTTGTTCGACGGTTACGATCATAGGTTTCTACGATCTCTCCATCTTTGATTTCCTTCGGATAGAACTTAACACCCAACTGCTCGATTTGAGAAATCATCAAATCATCTGCGGGATCATAAAGTGTGATTGCTGTTCCATCCAAGCCATTTCTTCCAGTTCGACCGACACGATGAATGAAGAAATCCAGTTCAGCAGGAATTTCCGCATTGATGACATGAGACACACCTTCAATATCGATTCCTCGTGCAGCTAAATCTGTCGCAACAACATATTGATACTCCAAATTCTGCACCTGACGCATCACTCGTTTACGTTCTCTTGGTGTGATATCTCCATGAATCTTTGCAACTTTCAAGCCTTGCTTCTTCAGATATTCTGTAATTTCATCTACTCGTTGTTTTGTATTCGCAAAAACAATAGCCAAATAGGGATGACCAATTGTCAACAGCTGATAAATCAGACGATTTTTATCTTTTCCTTTTGTTGAAATCAACCAATTACCAATCGATTCAGAAATGATTGTCTTTGGCTTGATATGCTCGACGACTGGATTCTCCATATATTTCTTAAGAAACGGTTTTAGTTTCTCAGGAATAGTTGCGGAAAATACCAACATTTGCAGATGTGCAGGCAATCGCCCGGCAATCTGATCCACTTCCTCCAAGAAGCCCATATCCAACGTCATATCTGCTTCATCGACAACAAAAAAAGCTGCTGTATGAACCTTTAGCGCCTGTTCATTAATCAAATCCAAAATACGTCCCGGTGTTCCTATTACTACGTGGGGCTGCTGTTTTTCAAGCTTGCCGATCTGACGTTTCTTATCTGTTCCACCAACAAAGTTCGATACCCGTATTTCAGGCTGACTGAACTGTGCAATTTGACTGGCTTCTCGATAAATCTGATCTGCCAACTCCCTACTTGGTGCCGTAATGACCAAACTGACTTCATCTACTGTTGGGTCGATTTTATCCATCAATGGCAATAAAAAGGTATGTGTCTTTCCACTACCAGTCTGTGACTGACCAATCACGCTTTTTCCCTTTTTAATTACGGGAATCAACTTTTCCTGCACCTCTGTTGGCGTTTTAAATCCTTTATCTTCGATCGCCTTCATAATAAAAGGCTGAAATTGAAACTGTTCAAACGAACTCATTTGCCCACCTCTTTTCTCTCTTGTATATAAGTCCTCAAGCATTATAACATAAAATAGCGTCTTACTCCTCGCTTTTTTCAAACTTTTCCTTTACTTCAATTGTACTGACTGTATAGGTATGACTTGCTTTTTCGTAAAACAATCTCCTCCTCTTACGTAAGACTGAATAGCCAATATTGATTACAAACAATGTATTTAGGAGGAAACAGAAAATCGTCAAAATCAAACTGACAATTTGCAGCCAGCGGTTAGTTGAGTTCAGCCAGTTCGCTGCGTAGGCTAAAAAAGCAGAGGTAAGACCGAAAATATAATAGAAATAGCCATATCGTAAAAACAACGCTCGAAACCGAAGCTTCGATTGCCCTTCTTCTACAACTCTGATTCGAACAAATTTTTTCCCTAGAGTCTGTCCATTTGTCCAAGTAGGAATCACCATAAAAACGAAGAAAACAGTTAAAAAGAAAAACCACCTACTATCAAAAACGTGCGATTGATCATCCCATGCCCGAAATTGCGGAACAAAGCGAAGCGGAATCTCAATCATGAATGTTACCAACCAAATCATTATCCAGTCGATCATAAAAGCCGTAAAACGACGAAAAATCGTAACATCCTGCCCTTTTCTATACGCTGCCTCATCAATATCGGTCCTGGTAGGTAGTAGAAAGGTAAGAACTGGCGTAACCGCATAACCGATCATCGCTCCCAGTGTATTATTGATTAAATCATTCACATCTGCTAGTCGATAAGGTCGAGGATAAATGAAGTACAATCCGCTAAGCTGTGTCAGCTCAAAAAAGAGCGATAATAGAAATCCGGATAAAACAACTTTCTTGAATGATAACTTGAAATAATACCTCAGATAAATACCAAATGGCACCAATAACAATATATTGAACAGAGGTTCTAAAACCACTCCTTGCTTAAGTGCAGGTATATACGTACTCGAATCTCCTAAAACAAGTGTCGTGTCCTTCAGAAAACGAACCACCGTATAAAAAGGACGCAGTTCTATAATTTGACTCGTATAATTGGCTACGTCTGCACGAGGCGGCAACGGTAAAATAATCAGAAAATAGGCACATAGTAAATAGAACACAAAGGAATACAGAATAATGGCTCTACGAAACAAAAATGTCCCATATTTTCGGTAATCGTAAAGAATAAAAATAAATGAAATGGCAAACGCTAAAAATGGAAAAACAATAATTGCTGTTCTGATTGGTCCTTCATATGCGCTCATGCTCACCCTCCGTTTCTAATAAAATAAAACCAGCAAAATCAATGACCCTAAAGCTATCTAACTAAGAGAATCAGCTGCTCTTCAGAAATCTTTCTCTTTGTCAGCTTTTTCATCGCCAACTCCTCTCCTCAGTCTAGTAGAAAAACTGAAATTTGTCATTTCAAGTGATCAACAAATAGAAAGTAATTTTTGAAAAATAGACCATTTACAGGTATGATAAAGGAGTAGTTATTTTTTGAAGAACTGCCCTGTCTATACGCTATCTTCTATGCAAGGAGGGAAAAACATGCTTAATGGTTATTTTGCTTTTGGTGTTCCGCTATTTTTAATTATTCTCTACCTTATTTTTGAATGGATCAGAAAAAAATCACAGGTTCAATATTATATAGGATTTGTTCTATTGCTGATTGCTTCCTTCATGACCGTTTTCAGCTTTCAAGTGCTCCAAGAATTCTGGTCAGCCGATGCACGACTAGATCTACAGCTTAATTACTCTCCAGATATTTTATGGATTCCTCTAATTGCCGGAATTCTGCTTGTTATCTTAAACTGTTGGCGCGGAATCAAACGGATTTATCAATTCCAGCAAGAAAGAAAGCAGCAGCACATAGAAAAATAAAAAGAAATCCGTGACTGGATTTCTTTTGGTTCTATAATATTTTGTGTTGGTGGAAATTCCTAAAGGAAAAACCACCAGCACTTTTTTGAGTGGTCAAACACAAAAAAGGAACAACAAACTGATAAAATGAAATCGTCTAAAACCACAAATCATCAGAAAGGTTGTTCCTCTATGGATAAGAATACCAGATTATTGCTTGGACTAACAGATAAACATCTCTCCTTTGGAGAGGATTGGCTTGAATACAGTCATTCAAAAGGTGTTAAGGCTCAGGTCATCAAAGCAACACTTACGTATATACCTACACATTGTAGAAACTGTGGCATTAAAAATCAAGGACAGATCATCAAAAACGGTTACCATCGGACATATACTCAATTACCTGTTTTTAATGGTCGCTTGACATTATTGGAGCTGAAACGTTCACGCTTTCGTTGTCATGAGTGTCACGCTACTTTTCATGCTCAAACAGAGTTAGTTGAAGAGCATCATCATTTATCGAAGCAGCTCTGTCTCCAAATCATGCTTGATTTAAAGAAAAATGTTTCTAGGAAAGAGATTGCCCAAAAACATTTCGTTTCAGACGTGACGGTTCTTCGCTTAATGGAAGAGCTAGCTACTTCTTATTCTCCAAACTGGCGATTTCTTCCAAAAATTTTATGTATTGATGAATTCAAATCAATGAAATCTTGTGAAGGAGCCATGAGTTTTATTTGTGTTAATGGAGAAACCAACAAGATTCTTGAAGTCCTTGAAGACCGACGGTTAACACACTTAACCCGACACTTTATGCGTTACACAAAAGAAGCTCGAGAAAACGTAAAGTACCTGGTCATGGACATGAATGCGAGCTATGATCAATTACTCAAGTCTGTGTTTCCAAATGCCCAACTCGTCACTGACCGATTCCACATTGTCCAACAGATGAATCGAGCGTTAAATCAACTGCGGATAAAGACAATGAATGCCTTTCGGCATTCCTCACCGCTAGAACAGAAGCAATATCGTCGACTCAAACGGTATTGGAAGTTACTCTTAAAAGATTCCTCTGAGCTTGATAGTCAACATCGTCCCTATCATTCACTGTTCAAACGTCCATTAACTCAAACAGATATTGTCGATGAATTACTCAGCTATGATTCAACCTTGCGCATTGCTTACGATACTGTTCAGTTTCTCAAATATGCCTTTACTCATCGAGACGCCAAGCGTTTCTTTGAAGAACTTGATACACTAGATCCCCGACTGCCTTTCTGGTTCAAAAAGAAATTGAGATTCTTCAAGAAGCACAGACAAGGAATTACCAATGCTTTCAGTTTTTCTTTTTCTAATGGCATTACAGAAGGGTTGAACAACAAGATTAAGGTAATCAAACGAGTGGCTTATGGCTACCGCAATTTCTATCATTTTCGTTCACGTATTTACATTGTTCAAGGTCTTGTTTTTTCTCAAGATTAAAAGGGGGCTCACAACCAATATCTCTGCAGCTATAAAGGTAAATCGGGAATTAGTAGCTGTTATCCAAGTACATGTACAGCTACTTTGACTCGATTTAGGAATGGAATTGGCGCTTTTTGCCAAGTCGCTTCCGGCCAGCTGCCCAGATAATTGGCAGAAGTCCTCCTATTTCTAAAAAAGAACTTGAAACAAAACCAGAATGTCTCTGATTTTTATTCCAAGTTCTACGATTTTATTCAGTTTTTTGTCCTACCAACACAAATTGACATAGAACCTTTCTTTTTTTGTCTTATGCTTTTTTAACAAATTCTGATTTTAGCTTCATTGGGCCAAATCCATCAACCTTACAGTCGATGTTGTGTCCATCACTACTTTCAACCAAACGGATATTTTTGACTTTCGTTCCTTGTTTGATTGCACCACTTGCACCCTTGACCTTCAAATCTTTGATAACAGTTACTGTATCGCCATCAGCTAACAGATTCCCGTTAGAGTCCTTAACCGCTGAGTTATCCTCCTCTACGGCATCTCCTGGTGTCCATTCGTGCCCACATTCCGGACAAATCATCATTCCCCGATCTTCATATGTATACGTTGATCCGCATTCCGGACAATTTGGTAAAGTTTCCATGTTCGTTCTCCTTTATAGTTTAATGATAGAAACAGCCAAGTAATTGTCTGTTTCTTTGATTCTGGTGGTCCGATATCCAGCATCTCTAGAGGGTCTAGTAACAGAATGCTGGTTCTCCTTTATAGTTTAATGATAGAAACAGCCAAGTAATTGTCTGTTTCTTTGATTCTGGTGGTCCGATATCCAGCATCTCTAGAGGGTCTAGTAACAGAATGCTGGTTCTCCTTTATTGTTTAATGATAGAAACAGTCAGGTAATTGTCTGTTTCTTTGATTCTAGTGGTCCGATATCCAGCATTTCTAGAGGGTCTAGTAACAGAATGCTGGTTCTCCTTTATTGTTTAATGATAGAAACAGTCAGGTAATTGTCTGTTTCTTTGATTCTAGTGGTCCGATATCCAGCATTTCTAGAGGGTCTAGTAACAGAATGCTGGTTCTCCTTTATAGTTTAATGATAGAAACAGTCAAGTAATTGTCTGTTTCTTTGATTCTAGTGGTCCGATATCCAGCATCTCTAGAGGGTCTAGTAACAGAATGCTAGTTCTCCTTTATTGTTTAATGATAGAAACAGTCAAGTAATTGTCTGTTTCTTTGATTCTGGTGGTCCGATATCCAGCATTTCTAGAGGGTCTAGTAACAGAATGCTGGTTCTCCTTTATTGTTTAATGATAGAAACAGCCAAGTAACCGTCTATTTCTTTGATTCTAGTGGTTCGATAGCCAATGCTTTTCCAAGTAGACGCATTTGCCTCGAGTACTCGCAGAGGCAATAAAACTAGATATAGTGTAATGCTTTGTCTCGAGGATCGCAGTTTTATGAGAACCGCAGAGACACTTGTCTTACACAGTTTAATAGTAGGATACTAGTTTCCCTGTATTTTATGGCAACATCTTTTTTATTTTAGCGTATTTCATTCAAAAAGAAAAGAGGGTTTGGTTCTTTACAAATGAATAAAAAAAGAAGTGATCAGCGGAATTTCTCAAGGCCATCACTTCTATACTTTTTCTTCTATTCATTTATTCCAATTAGATTATTCCACGACTTCTTGAATAAAATTCTGGCAGGCTTGTTGGATTTCTGCATAAATTTCACGCACCTCATCCATATCTCTGGCGTTTGCCCCACTTGCCAACGGATGTCCGCCGCCATGATGACGCTTAGCAATTTCATTGATCACAGGACCTTTGGAACGCAAACGTACCCGGTAATATCCTTCTGGTTGCTGAACGAACAGCCCCCAAGCCAACACTTCGTCAATCGTACCTGGCAACGGAACAACTGAAGCTGTTTCTGAATCAACAATCCCGTACTCCGTAAGCATCTCATGAGAAATCAGCACTTTTCCGGCGCCGTCTGCATCTACCTCAAGATTTTGGTAGACATACCCAGCCAGCTTAGCCACAGACATTGATATTTGTTCCAGCTCTCGATTCAACGCAGTTGCATCGAAATCACAGCCTCGTAATACTGCCGCAACCTCTAGTGTATGGGAAGTCGTAGCCGGGTACAGAAATCTACCTGTATCGCCAACAATCCCCCCGTACAGTAATCTTGCTG from Enterococcus sp. 9E7_DIV0242 includes these protein-coding regions:
- a CDS encoding family 1 glycosylhydrolase — its product is MEMTNEFFWGGAVSAAQCEGNYTSDGRGPSNFDQLPLNEERLKPVFKNRKENILTTRTQEVYPGRIGIDFYNTYGEDIKLLSELGINSFRFSISWSRIFPKGNEGAPNQAGLDYYDRLLQELEKYNIEPIVTLSHFEIPLHLVEAYNGWAAREVIDYYVHYTKTIMAYFDGRIKYWIPFNEMNMVLHIPFIGGGLLFEEDQDNRSLQYQAGHHQLLANALTIQAGKKINGANQFGAMLAAGKTYAYTCSPADVFAALKHEQENLMFSDVQVFGSYPAHTAHFFEKQGIQVHITHEEQLLLKRNTVDFVSFSYYSSACTAAETEGKETVATNGFVTLRNPYLPESKSVWQNDPVGLRITLNQLYERYHKPLFIVENGFGTQDTFLDGTIDDPYRVDYLKEHIKNMILAIREDGVELMGYMMWGIIDLPSVSEGRISKRYGVVYVDQDDNGHGSGKRYKKTSYYFYKDVIESKGTTVFD
- a CDS encoding alpha/beta hydrolase, which produces MMEKKIVEIDQVPAIIYGAKSSKVFLFVHGQNGYKEEAERLAEKATAKGWQVLSVDLPEHGQRKSERGFVPWIVVPELQKVWMYMQAQWDQISLRANSIGAWFSMLAFADKKLEQSLFVSPILDMKQLIENMMRWSNVSEERLEQEQIIQTDFGQELSWEYLIFAQQQPIDDWTNPTAILYGDKDDLTERALVEQFSEKFHCKLTVMEQGEHWFHTEEQLAFINNWLNHEMNS
- a CDS encoding AraC family transcriptional regulator; translated protein: MAIYLEMPKLDKEFPFRVLVNDGDILTTPHWHRELELIYVTKGTITLGINDEPYMLSEGGIVFINSGDIHYVLASPGSERLVYQFDFSFFSSVSVEQADISHSFPNILPLSTQWQESHQKKVRKILEAVYLENQEQKKGYQYAIKSAIFQLAVLCIRELPKGKNKVIQEINGIKNNEILEKLDMVFRYVEGHYQQHITLQDAAAKVGYSPFYFTRFFKKNTGKTFITFLNDYRIDKAKWLLINSDKNVSEIISEVGFESDKTFYRLFKRSMTLPPLDYRKRMGIQ
- the ribF gene encoding riboflavin biosynthesis protein RibF, which translates into the protein MKIISIRHPYDPAQIPADDVVMVLGFFDGVHQGHKKVIETGKKLAKEKGLKLAVMTFNHHPSIVFQKIEPHAMKYLTSLKQKEEHMADLGVDILYIIDFTSDFAKLPPQDFVDQYIVALHGKVAVSGFDYTYGPKDIADVAHFPEYAQSRFEIVTVQKEEMDGEKISSTRIREMMDSGNMEEVTELLGYVYETEGTVVHGDARGRELGFPTANIRVKSTVRLPRIGVYAVQIKIGEKWYIGMGSIGHNDTFGEGRELTVEVYILDFKRDIYGEQTIVRWNHYLRDQVKFEGAAKLIEQLKQDEVDTATYFEGHSE
- the truB gene encoding tRNA pseudouridine(55) synthase TruB — translated: MDGILPLWKEKGMTSHDCVFKLRKILHTKKIGHGGTLDPDVSGVLPICIGKGTKVIEYMVDSGKTYEGEITLGFSTTTEDVSGEIVEQEKLSQPFSLEEIDQAMAQMTGEITQVPPMFSAVKVNGKRLYEYARNGEEVERPQRTAMIYSFERTSQPVFDMEQGTQSWSFKVVCGKGTYVRTLSVDTGKVLGVPAHMSELVRTGSGGLNKEQCVTLAEVAEKMEQEAIKDVLLPIEVAVSGFPKFDLTDEQYSRVKNGVFLSQKELGLSEPLESLIALYYQGLVVSLYQQHPEKSGVLKPSKVLRNN
- a CDS encoding DEAD/DEAH box helicase; this encodes MSSFEQFQFQPFIMKAIEDKGFKTPTEVQEKLIPVIKKGKSVIGQSQTGSGKTHTFLLPLMDKIDPTVDEVSLVITAPSRELADQIYREASQIAQFSQPEIRVSNFVGGTDKKRQIGKLEKQQPHVVIGTPGRILDLINEQALKVHTAAFFVVDEADMTLDMGFLEEVDQIAGRLPAHLQMLVFSATIPEKLKPFLKKYMENPVVEHIKPKTIISESIGNWLISTKGKDKNRLIYQLLTIGHPYLAIVFANTKQRVDEITEYLKKQGLKVAKIHGDITPRERKRVMRQVQNLEYQYVVATDLAARGIDIEGVSHVINAEIPAELDFFIHRVGRTGRNGLDGTAITLYDPADDLMISQIEQLGVKFYPKEIKDGEIVETYDRNRRTKRTKSKDELDPTLIGLMKKKKKKIKPGYKKKINWAIADNNKQKRKVERRQQTRTARKSKKNSNQ